TTTCGTAACGACGCCGCTACAAAACGCGCGGATCGCGCGCACGGGCGTGAAATCGCGATCTTCAGCCGCGTAATCGTCGCGCCAAGCGTGGTGTGCGGAACCGTAAACATTTGGAATAATTGTATCACTTGAAACTTTCTACGATGGCTCGGGTATAATATACCGATTaaattgtgtatatttttaagcaattatataattgagaTATTTACAGTATCCCGAGATATATTCGGATGtttgagaaatttaaataCCCTCGTAGaggatatttttctttttcgccaCGGACTTGTTAATCAATTCTATCACATTCGATCTGATTTACTTTCGCGTAACCGAGATTATATTGTTGTCAATGGCCAAAAATTGAATTGCCAAATTATTCCGTcttgctaaaaaaattatttacaatgcaGGTAACACCGCGGTAACGTACTGTTAAGATACAAAAGATAGGCGCGTTATGTAACCTAAGATTGCAGCATATAATAACTCATAACGATCGACGAAACACGTGAtagacttttttttaacagatgtTTCGAGCATGGGATAATGGACGAGACTGTAAAACAGGATATCTAAATGAGTTTTTAGAATGGAGGATCTGCATTTGTTGAATCTGATTTATAGATGTTTagcataacaaaaaataaataaataaaatcccAACCAATTAAAGAACTTAATAACTCAAAATTATTGACACGACGCAAAGCATGAGCGAAGCTTTTGCATCATCAACACATGACGTAGACGATTACGGAAGCAGCAGCGGACAGAAAGAAGTTGGTGGAGTAGAATTGATAGATCCAAGGTATATAATTTCCGCGTCGACAATGCGCGAACAAAAGATTATCGAGAAAACACGAGCTTCCGCGACGACAGTTTTCCGACTTTAATCACGTCTTTAATCTCATCAGCAtacgtaaatattttgaaaaaaaacgcACAGAATTATTCAGAGATAATTATCTGAATAATGAAAAcgtcatattaaaaatatataattaactatatatatatttaaaaattttgacaaactttttactttctcaactttttattaataataaaaatgttatgtatgtatgtatatatagaaaaagaaaaagaagagtacAAAATTAATTCCGCTCTGATTTCTTGAAAAACTCAGTCACAAAACAAAGGACTTAAAGCAAGCGTAACGACAAGAGCATATGAAATTATCGTGGAATGCAGTTAACGTGCATTCAAATAAGCACGCATGTGCGTACACGCGTCTCCTACGACACGTGTAGACACAGATTCGTTCCGTCTCGGGTACGTACGGCCTAAGAAATTGATAGTCACGCTGCAATTATCGACTTCCTATTCGGCGTTCCTCACGTCTCGTTGTTTAATTCCCCACCtcaaaatgtaatatgtaaagTGTGTACGATGCCGATTCTTTTTATCagatataattgcatttagcAATCAAGCTATGATTAGAATCAATTTGTTATTCCATTAGTTGTCAGGAATGCATCCTTATACTTGCAAATCGCACGCGCGCTTTTATAATAGTAATcaagttttatcaaaattttgtgcgtttaatttgtatgaaatatacACATTTGCAATTTTCAACACGATACTGAATACAGGGTGTAAAtgaataagttaaatatttgagGGACGTACTTTCATCGaccaaacgttttaaaaaatataaacatggaaacgcttaattttttaaggtagatagaattttaatgtgacattgtgaaataaaaacccaagttgaaattaaaacaattgatttaaaaaattatataatttttctaaaagaaataaataataaaattaaaaaacaaaacgattttttaagattatataagAGTTCCGttatcttaaatgaaattatataattctattataattttaattattttgcatttagaAGTACTGAAGCTATCAGAAATTCAATAgtttgagatattttatactttattcaacataaaatcaattgctttgtttaaaaaaagacattccattttctctttctgttttcataaaattcttcctatttcaaaaaaattaatcgtatGTAGACTAATGTTTGCACGAGCCTTTTTCTTCGTTttcgaaaatattctaaaatattttcgaaaacAAAGGCGTTGTCTATGTAGGTTTATTTGTACATAGACTGTACTGATTTGTTCAATGCATAAGACTGATAGTTTAATATATCTCTTAAGTTgtactatactttttaaaatatttgcgtACACGACGTGCATACGAGTATCGCAGATGACGCGAGGAATGCGAGTCGAACGTTAATAATAAGCGGAATAAATACGACTCAGAGGCAACGTCAATTGTCGATCTTTGCATTACGTGGCGTTTTTATGGACATTTTTACGAATACTGATACAAAAGAATCTGCATATCGTTACGCGGCACACGTGCTATATTTCCAGAGATTCATAAATGATATAAGAAGTATTGTGATGCctgctaatttaatttataatttataccaTGAGCAACTCATTAATCAATAGCGATATTGCTCGATGCTAAATGAGCAATGCAGCAAAAAACGCGTTTTGATTGATTCGTAAATCGTTGATTCTTAATAACGACTTTAAAGAGACGTATAGTTATgagaattaaaagtaaaatttattcgattgttttaagatacaattaaaataagaagaaaataatctacctatttttttttttaagaaatacaacGTTTCTTGCGTCTCTGCATGGAAATCCAGTTTCTGTTGTCCTTGCTAGATAAGATTTAGAAACAGATAGGTGCGCATTATAACCGTGATCTAttcgaaaaaatttgtcaaacaTAGGAGAGAAAACCTTTAACCGTGCTCTTGACCATCGAGGGTATCTCCGCCCGCATTTTCGTGTGCCGTTGTATCGTTGACGACGGAAGGTCGATGTTtcattctctttctttctatatACCGGGTGACTTATCGGGGCCGCTTGCACCGTTACGTGCGCGCACGACGACAATGTCCGAGATAGGATTATCTAAAGATTTGGCTGCGATACCGTTTTCCATGCTTCGCATGCTTCATAAAGTGCTACGTGCTAGTTTTCGTGCTTTATCATAATACTTAACTGCTCCGAATAGCAACAATCGTATTCGTTGTCACGACGTCTGCCTGATGCCTATCGGAGAAaagattcttttcttttctttcttacaAGTATAAAAGAAACTTGGTGTTTAAATCTTTGAGCTATCATCAGGGTGCAAAAGAATTcttgtaaaatacaaatattaatacaataaaaaccTCAGCgtacaaaatttctttgtgtGAGATTATCTAAACCTACATACAACACGAATGAATGAGGAcattttacaagaaatattgcggATTATTAGCGCAAAACTTTTGACATTAAATCAGAGAGACGAAAGATTATATCGACATCTGCCTCGAGCACCGCATCTGCAATGGTCTTTGGTAGCTCTAGCAGGTGCGAGTTGTTTCTcccctctcttcctccccAAGAGCAGGGGAAGCGGATTCGTTGTAGCCAACCGACGGAAATTTTTATTCCAGGAAATAAgagaatttcttaataaataaaattttaagattcgCGACCGGTTGTTGGTCGGCTTCTCTCGATTTTAATTGTGCCGAGAAAAAAGATTGCTCGATTTAAATAGATGTGTTACTAGTACTATTGAAATCGCTATTTTATACCAAACCAgtgatacttattttaaacaagtaaTAATTGATATGAATAAGTTACTTGAACagtgctaataacatattcaTTTGAATCAAATCTTTTCTATCGAtgtgtcaaataaaattttatctgtaaaGTATTTACATTCGACCAAGCCGCGTAAACATTTCTTGATAGATGTTAAGATGCATTTAACGCTCCGCGGccatttaaaagtaaattaatatcgcGAGGCCTCTGTCACGCCCCCTCCGTTCAGGGCTAATGACATTTCACAGTACGTGGCTCGCGTATGTAGGCAGCACCGGAATATACCGGGAGACAAAGCGAAACGAAAACAACAGTCGACCGTTCCTTTGCGGTATCGTCGCTTTCCTGCTGCTCTCTCGCCGCAGTGTCGTAAGTAATGTAGGCGAACCTTTCCGCAGCGTCCGGTGCGTCGATGCGCGTCCAGACACTCCAGACGCCGCCGCGTCGTCTCTCTATGGGATTATCGTGCGCCACGATAACGCCCAGAACGCAGATTGTTTTTCCATTCGGAGAAGAGCAAATTGCCTCCGTCTGGCAACTGGCGTTTCCGTTGTTCCTTTCCtccgttattttattttttcaatttttttttgcaacaaattgcTACCTTTGCCTGTACCGGGTGATTCGCGCACCGCATATCTGCGCCATTGACTAGAAAGAATGTGCGGATTCTTTACGTAAGATCGACTCGCTTCGAGATCATTATCGTTTTACTTGACGAAGGTGCCAACCAAGTGATCGACGGCGATTATGCagcaaaatgtaaataaaagcaGCTCAACCAGCTACTGTTGATCccaaaattatacaaagtacaaaaaaagtaGAGAGTTAttgtttatgaaaattatacagaCTAATTAATCTCCCATGTACTCTCGggacattatattataaagtcaGACAGTAAATTAAGttagaaataaatgtataagcGCTTTCAAGCCATTCTAAACGtttaaacaaagaaagaatAGTTATGTtgaattatctaaaaatttaacttagaTACAGATCTAAAGACTTATATTGTAccctcaaaataattatgtagaactCTCAAGCGTAATGATGAAagctgcaaaaagttttaatcagTTTAAGTGTTTTTTAagcgtttaataaattttaagagtctaattattttcagatctgtactCCCCTTCGACGTAGCTAAATTTTGATTGAAATCTTCTAACTCGGTCTTTTCTGCGATTACATAAGATTTATCGTGAGCtgtaaatctaatttattCTACGTTTGAGATATCGGTATGTTTCGGTACATGTCAAGGGAATTTCGTCTCTCGCTTTTGTTCCGTGAACTCGCTCGTCACGACACACCGATctggagcgcgcgcgcgcgcgcatgcacgCGCACGTGTTTGACGTTCACGGATTATTTGAGAAAAGTGATAAGGACACGTAACGACGGCGGTGAGAGAGAACGGAATGACTCGCGGCGGACATTTGCTGCCGTGACGTGACGCCATCAAGTCCTGTCGGGACGGCAGGTTCGAATACCTTGCCTGTGCCTGCTTGCCTACCTGCCTGCAAGCGACGCACGCACCGGCTGCTCCTCGTCTCGTATCAAAGCACGGTCTTCCGCCGTGCAACGGGTGGCTCTTTAAAAGTCGATTCGCCTAGCCATTTCGTCTTAGCCATTAAACCGGTCGCTTTTGTCAGCCTGCTGCGCCAATGCGCGACTCGGATCCGTGTACCAGCAGGCTCACACACGCAGCAACGAGGGGCCGCTAGGACACGTATGCCGAGTGTTACTCAtttccacacacacacacacacacacacacactaggTGACGGATTAATTCTCGTTCTAATTGAAAAGCAGTCGCGATTAAGCAATCATTTTCGGCGGAAGAGACGGTCGAccaacgcgcgcgcgacaccGTATATTTCGAGGAACTCCGTTACTATTGTCGGTGTTCATTCGTGCGAGGGGGAAGGAATCACGGCGATGGATTCCACACTTTTTCCATCGTTCCGTGAACGACGTAGCTCCATTGTAACTTTATGAAAACGTCCGAGAAACTCGAAGGTTTTATACGTTCTTTAATAGAACTCCAGTGTCAAGTCTTTGAATTCACTCGGTTATTAATATCTCGAATGCGAAAGTTGATAAAATTAtggtttttatattcaatcgCGCGagttttctctaaaaaattatagcaattgaatttaaatttttgcaaacttCCATACGTATATCCAGGGCAGTTGGTTTCGCACATTCTTCGTGcgttacattatacataacgTTTTAAAACGATTTCAGAGACGAGTCGCGAACAGGACGAGCAGTGGGCGTTCATACGATACGGAATACGTTATCTGCGCGCGATGTTAACCTTTTCAGCATTCAAGGGATGGCAGCACAATAATaaacgataaataataatgaattagaACGCGAGACGCGACTGTTCCTTGACAAGACAGCCAAACATATTTACgaggtcgtcgtcgtcgtcgtcggttaACGCTTAACACGGGACCCGTTAAATTTCGCGATCCAacaagaagagaaagagacgacAGAGCGTAAAAACAGATCCGCGCGAACGATCAGCGAATCCTACGGTAAAAGCGCATCTGACATTTGAAGACAGACTCGCGCGTGCAAGTCACCTCCACCACGGGCGTCCTTGGGTCAGTTCGCCCAACGTCAGCGCGACGTCAGAAGTACAACCTGGCCGCTTACATTAACAACGTTTACGGTTACACGCGTCGCGCACCTGCGTGTCACCCTTCGAGACTCCGTCTCAGAAGCTGGACACGCCGCCGGTAAGGGATCCAGCGGAAAGAGACAAGATTGCCGTTACGGTCGTAATCGTAAATCAGAGAGCTCGACATACGTATACGTATTTACGTTGATCTCTTTGtacgtcgactttacgactgcgacactactactactactactactactactactactactactactactactactactactactactactactactactactactactactactactactattactactactacaGCAATCTTTCTGTTCGGGCTCTAACGTGTTTTCGATCCTTTCGTAGAATTTCCACGCGCAAATCAAAACACGGACTCGAGATCACGCGCAGGTAAACACTCGGGCATAGGGAAACAGATGTTGGAGCACGAGATTCCGGGAACTCGAGCTTTCTAAACGGCCCGCCAAATCTCCCCCGCCCACTGTGAGTCAGCCATGAATCTGGGAGATGCAAAAAGCCGCTTCTTCCGGGTCCTCGGAACAACGGAGAATTGGAGACaccgcgaaaaaaaaagaaaaaagaatgccACTCCATCCGTGAGTCACTCTCGGTTCTCGGAACGAACGCGAGGAGAGTCGACTTTGTTTTGGTGTCGCGACCGGAGAGGATCTCGTGGAAAGAATCGCACGCGCTGGTCTTCGATCGAACGTGAAACGAGTTACCCGCGCGATCCGGTTACCTTCCCGTCCCGTGCGTGTTATTCTTCCGTCTCTTCCTCCTCGACGACGAAGGAGGACAACGACGGCACGACCGACCTTTGGCGTTCCCTCCTCCATCGACTTAACCGCGCGCGATTATTGCCCGGTCGTATAAAAATGCCGAAATAGAAAGTCGGAGTTTCGCCGCGTTCTTTCCTACACACGTTGCTCCCCCGAGGATTTTTCCGAGGGAAAATTTCAAGGTGGCGAGGAGTCGTcaccttctctctctttcatttcgGAAGTTTTGGGAAAGCAAACGTGTAGCAAAATGCAGAATGTGCAAGATGCGTGTCGTGATTTCACTTACCGGCCGCGACGGATCGCTGTGCTGCCGGTGACCGACGTTCCTTGGACCAGGGCCGCCGCTTTCCACGGAGAAGAAGAACTGTAATCCACCTACTCGGACGGGCACGCGAATCACCAGTGCGAGCGGGGAAAAGCGCGTTTGAGAGTCAGGCGGGATCGGCGCGCGCGACGCCATCTGCCGGTGTGCCTGCTTGCCCTTCGCGTTTGCCATTTTGAATGGCTCTCTCGCGACGCCATTTGTTGCTCGACCACAGCGCACGCAACCGTCGATCGGCGGGAAAATTTGAACGGCGCGCGAGAACCTAGACAGAATTTCAATACAGATTAGTAATTAAACTGTCATctgtcaaaataaattaagtagtTTCCATTGTTTAACTGTgccttaaaattttctaaaatatctaaaggaagaaatacaaaaatgcaattataaaagagtaaaaaaataaattaaaatcttattaaaaggttgattaaaatatcatattttctcAAATAGCATAAAACAATTCATATCAGATAATggatattgtattaaaatgttattaaaaattctctgTAATAATTCAGCGACATAATTTTTGGATCCAACATGGCGGATTTACACAGAGTTCGATTCGGTTACCACACGACCGCGGGCGACATTTCCAGGGTCCgtgaggaagaggaagagaaggaaaaaggCGCATGCCTTCCCCGTCTCGAGCACGCTGCGTGACGACGGCCCTGCTCGCCGCGGTGATATACGCGCTTTGACGTCCAACATGGCCACCTGACGTCTAGCAGACGATACACGCAGGTGGCATGGGAGAGCCGTAAATAAAATCCACCCTCTAGATTTAATTATGAGCGGACGTGTGCAGAAGGGGAGTGCCGATGATTCCGATCACGTCGACGACGCGGTGGACCCGCGAGTGCAGGTGAGTGTCGTCGTCATTGTCGCCGCCGCCACTAGCATGTGTGTGTCGCCCGGAACCGCCGGGAGGGGGTTGCCTTCGCGACTCGCGATACTGACACTTTCGTGTCGACAACATACCCCTTGAGAGAGAAAAGGCCGTCCCGCTGCGCGATTAAATCATTCAGAAAGAATCGCATCGTGCGACGCGCCTCAATGGCCTTTTCACCGCGAGTTTCAGCGTGCAACGCCAGTCCTATTTTCCTTCGTCAAGTGTCTCCTACTTTCCCTTCTCCTTCCGCCCACCCGCTCGCTCGtccacgcacgcacacacgcacgagTCATAAAACGTCCCCGATTCTTAATCCCCCCCTTCCGCTCTTCTTCTCTCCTCCGCCCGACCGGGATGGCCTATTACTATAATAGCGTGTGCTAAATTACCCTCGTTGCCTGATAACTCCGCCTCAACGCAAGAAATTAGATCACGATGCATAAGgcttctttaatttatatgtaaatattagtaatagCATGGgataaacatatgtataaattgctattaagaaatttgtctgtttaaaatatctttgtatgtataatgtaaagtaatggacattattttaaaaaataacacacaagcttgtatataaataaaatattgtggtataaaatacatgatattgtTTCAGATTGAACTTGAAAGATTGAACACAGCTACGGATGACATTAATAAGCTAGAAGTTGACTTAGATGTAAGTACTGCTTTCATCTAAGGCATGACCTTGCATTTGTAATAGTTCTTTGCCTGTTTTTTTGATTTTGCATtgcgagatatatatatatgagatgCTTGAGGGACAAAATTGCTGGCAAGTTTTGAAACTGGTTGCGATTAGATTTTATTGAGATGATTGCTGTGCAAGATACTTGTAAATGGATAATGACTTGAGACGACGATCTCAACAGCAGTCCGCAATGGGttaactaaagaaataatttttaacttgtgaCTGTAgcttataagaatttataacgCCCTCTCTTATCGTAtgtatattctaatttttctgtctcacaagaaaattttattatttttaggaaGCAAGAGCAACCTTTAGAGAATTATTGTGCGAATCAACAATCAAGATTGATGCTTTGGCTAAGAAACTTGGAGCTTGCATCGAAAAATCCAGACCATACTATGACGCTAGGTTTAAAgcaaaagaagtaaaaatctAGAATAATCTTTGTATCTCATCTAGATAACTGTTGCACTCCTGTAGTTGGATTCATAAAGAAATTCGtaaacatctttttatttttaggcaTTACAAGAAACGCAGAAGGCTGCAATTAGATTTGAGAGAGCCAACAGTCAACACGCGGCGGCTAAAGAAATGGTTTACCTAGCCGAGGAAGGACTACGGACAGAGGGAAGATGTTTTGATCACGCTTGGCAGGTAAGCCTCATCGATATCGATAGCTTAAAGAAGATTGcatatacaaagtattattaCGCAAGTGATGGCATATATTGTAGGAAATGTTGAATCATGCTACGTCGCGAGTTAATGAGTCGGAGCACGAGAGAGCTCTCTCTGAAGCGGAGCACAGACACACGACGGCGTTGTATCACAAAGCGGAACACGAAGTTCAGAGGTTGCAGCGCGAATTGAAGCGCACTATTGCCAAATCAAGGTACGTAAGAACGCCATCCTTCCTCCCGTTAATGGAGGTCGAGTATAACTATCCTTCCAATGGTTTTTGTTATAATGCATGAAGAGTTACTgcatatagttatttttttatattgttgtaAACCACTTTAAAGAGAGCTAAAACCTTGTATACAACCAAGTTAATGTATTGAGAcacaataattgtttatatatgaaCAACCCTCTTATTGTTTCTTCCTATTGCTGTATTTTATCTCTCTATTCGAATAATCATCGAATTACTTTCGAATGATTATTATGTTTGTTGTTTTTCTATAGACTTTTTATGGTATTTATGTGTTTTGATTATATGTTCATGTTGGCAGTATGGGTGCACGCCGCAGCTTGCTTCTGATAAACAGTATCGCCTACAGGCACAACTTGCTCATGTTGTAAGTAGGAtagatattcttttttattttatttttttagatacacgagctacatttattttgtgtgtgtgatacCAAATTAGctctctatttattttaatcatcaTCCCGATTGTGCATGaagattacatatttttgaaaatatttgaatgtatAATCTGCTAGTTTCTTTTTGATTGAGCTTCTCACAATAAATACACTGCACACAAAATTCGTTAAGTGGCTTCTCGAATTAAATTGCCATGCAATAAATTGTATGCATAagtaatatctatatttacatagcgattgtaaaaatatacaatttttacgtgGCTccaaaacttaaaataaaaattacatcatCATGTAGGCCTTACTATGAGATGAAGGCGCATTTTAATCAAATGTTGGAGGAACAGAAGATGAAGGTCAGCGTACTGGAGAGATCAGTTGGTGAAGCAAAAGCCTCGTACGCGGAGGCGTTACGAAATCTAGAAAAGATCAGCGACGAGATTCACAGggtagaaatataaattttttaatgacatgGTTTGAAATATATGCAgaatttttactatactttcGCTAATAGACAAGAAGATACGACGGTATGGACGAATACGACAAGAGCGCACGAGACGTGACCGATCATTCCACCGCGCAAATCAACACGGCGACTCCGACGGATTCCAGCGTCACTGGATCCCCGGACAGCACGGATTATACTAGCGACGAATACTTGCGCCTTCCCGACAAGATAAGTCCGAGCGTGCCATGTCCTATGCCTACAAGAGTAAGTATACATTCCTTGCAAATTGTACCTTTTACAGTTTTCATCAATTAATAAACCGTGTTTTGTTTTCAGATTGAGAGGGATTCATCGTCGGAGTACCTAGGCCTAAATAATCTAAGCCTTTCGTCCACTGAACctcgtaaatatataaaacggGACCGTCCACGGAGCATTGCAGCAACCGACTCGAAACATATCGTACCTTTAAATCACACGAGTTCTTCTGCATCAGGCCTGACAGATTTGTCAGGCATTATATCACCGGTCGAGAAAAGAGTGAAGATAAAGACGCCCATAAGCAGCCGCAAGAATAATTCGACGAATTCTCAAAATGGGGAGGAGTGGACGGAAATTAGTCTAAACAATTCACCGgacgaaatttattataacaatgaCGTATATTCCGATGAGGAAGATCAAATCCCTTACAAACCGTTACCGATGGATCTGAGCCCGGAACTCGCTCAAGCAATTAGTGCCCCCGTCGAATCGCCGAAAGAACAAACCAATCGAAAAAGATTAGTAACGCAAAAATCATTACCTACAATGTCGAAAGTGCACGAGGTTACTTTGACCGAAGAGAAGAAGGCCGAGGTTACGAGAAGTCCATCAGTAAAAAACAGAAGCAAGCTCGATAGTAGCATAGCCAATTGGATAACCAGAAGTTCAGCCGGTGGTGAAGCTAGCGGTGGTAGTTCAAGTAAGTGGCTGAATGTCTGAAagattttacatgttttaaaatGCACGTTTACACACGAACAATATTGCCATTTCAGCGAATTCAAGTAGAAGACAATCTCTCGATATGTTGTGGAGCGGCGGTACTGGAGAACGTGTTAAGGAATTACTCAACCATGGCATGATGATGCTAAACATATCTAGCTTAACGGAACGACGTTCTAGTGAACCAAAGACAGCGGAGAGAGACAAGGACAAGTCTGAAAAGTCTGAAAAGTCggaaattaaaggaaaaaaggTCCCAAGTCCGTTAGAGAAAACAATGAGCTATCTCAATGCTGATGAGGAGACGTCGGACAGCGAAAGTTTAGCGAGGTAATTTTCAGCTGATATATCTCATCAATTCAAAAACACATGtcttaatttttctctcttctagCGTGGAGATGCTAACGGAGGATCAGATCTCTTCACTCATGATGGAACCAGATATGAACCAAGTATGCCAAGAGATTCTGGGAACTCCCTTAGTCGAAGTATGTCCACTGTTGCAACAGCTGCAGCAATAGCCTTATCGCAGGGGAATTTTCACGACAAGACGGCAAAGATTTGACAACAGAAAGTGTTCAAGATcgttataatatagtaatataattaaggtacatttttttccattaagcTAACATTACCACATTATGTTTCTGTCTATTACGAGTCGTAATTCATAGATTTTTCTAATATGTGATATAGGGCAACAAAGCTTGTATTTCTGAACGATTGTTAGATTGGTTGCGCAAAGATATTCATGGGTATTTTACTCGGTATATtagaaagtaatatttatgtgcTTATTAGGGGTATAATATCAGTTGATGCTTTCAGTCAATTCAGAAATTGCGTTAAATGTATCTCTCGTTATGCATCCTCGAACACTACGAAGCCTAACGTCATCTTTTGTGGATACGCTTACACACAATATCTCAGCGTGGAGGAATCACGTCGTTTTCGAACTcttattctataaaatcttT
This DNA window, taken from Monomorium pharaonis isolate MP-MQ-018 chromosome 6, ASM1337386v2, whole genome shotgun sequence, encodes the following:
- the LOC105828462 gene encoding guanine nucleotide exchange factor rei-2 isoform X1, with translation MSGRVQKGSADDSDHVDDAVDPRVQIELERLNTATDDINKLEVDLDEARATFRELLCESTIKIDALAKKLGACIEKSRPYYDARFKAKEALQETQKAAIRFERANSQHAAAKEMVYLAEEGLRTEGRCFDHAWQEMLNHATSRVNESEHERALSEAEHRHTTALYHKAEHEVQRLQRELKRTIAKSSMGARRSLLLINSIAYRHNLLMLPYYEMKAHFNQMLEEQKMKVSVLERSVGEAKASYAEALRNLEKISDEIHRTRRYDGMDEYDKSARDVTDHSTAQINTATPTDSSVTGSPDSTDYTSDEYLRLPDKISPSVPCPMPTRIERDSSSEYLGLNNLSLSSTEPRKYIKRDRPRSIAATDSKHIVPLNHTSSSASGLTDLSGIISPVEKRVKIKTPISSRKNNSTNSQNGEEWTEISLNNSPDEIYYNNDVYSDEEDQIPYKPLPMDLSPELAQAISAPVESPKEQTNRKRLVTQKSLPTMSKVHEVTLTEEKKAEVTRSPSVKNRSKLDSSIANWITRSSAGGEASGGSSTNSSRRQSLDMLWSGGTGERVKELLNHGMMMLNISSLTERRSSEPKTAERDKDKSEKSEKSEIKGKKVPSPLEKTMSYLNADEETSDSESLASVEMLTEDQISSLMMEPDMNQVCQEILGTPLVEVCPLLQQLQQ
- the LOC105828462 gene encoding guanine nucleotide exchange factor rei-2 isoform X2, translated to MSGRVQKGSADDSDHVDDAVDPRVQIELERLNTATDDINKLEVDLDEARATFRELLCESTIKIDALAKKLGACIEKSRPYYDARFKAKEALQETQKAAIRFERANSQHAAAKEMVYLAEEGLRTEGRCFDHAWQEMLNHATSRVNESEHERALSEAEHRHTTALYHKAEHEVQRLQRELKRTIAKSRPYYEMKAHFNQMLEEQKMKVSVLERSVGEAKASYAEALRNLEKISDEIHRTRRYDGMDEYDKSARDVTDHSTAQINTATPTDSSVTGSPDSTDYTSDEYLRLPDKISPSVPCPMPTRIERDSSSEYLGLNNLSLSSTEPRKYIKRDRPRSIAATDSKHIVPLNHTSSSASGLTDLSGIISPVEKRVKIKTPISSRKNNSTNSQNGEEWTEISLNNSPDEIYYNNDVYSDEEDQIPYKPLPMDLSPELAQAISAPVESPKEQTNRKRLVTQKSLPTMSKVHEVTLTEEKKAEVTRSPSVKNRSKLDSSIANWITRSSAGGEASGGSSTNSSRRQSLDMLWSGGTGERVKELLNHGMMMLNISSLTERRSSEPKTAERDKDKSEKSEKSEIKGKKVPSPLEKTMSYLNADEETSDSESLASVEMLTEDQISSLMMEPDMNQVCQEILGTPLVEVCPLLQQLQQ
- the LOC105828462 gene encoding uncharacterized protein LOC105828462 isoform X3, producing MVYLAEEGLRTEGRCFDHAWQEMLNHATSRVNESEHERALSEAEHRHTTALYHKAEHEVQRLQRELKRTIAKSSMGARRSLLLINSIAYRHNLLMLPYYEMKAHFNQMLEEQKMKVSVLERSVGEAKASYAEALRNLEKISDEIHRTRRYDGMDEYDKSARDVTDHSTAQINTATPTDSSVTGSPDSTDYTSDEYLRLPDKISPSVPCPMPTRIERDSSSEYLGLNNLSLSSTEPRKYIKRDRPRSIAATDSKHIVPLNHTSSSASGLTDLSGIISPVEKRVKIKTPISSRKNNSTNSQNGEEWTEISLNNSPDEIYYNNDVYSDEEDQIPYKPLPMDLSPELAQAISAPVESPKEQTNRKRLVTQKSLPTMSKVHEVTLTEEKKAEVTRSPSVKNRSKLDSSIANWITRSSAGGEASGGSSTNSSRRQSLDMLWSGGTGERVKELLNHGMMMLNISSLTERRSSEPKTAERDKDKSEKSEKSEIKGKKVPSPLEKTMSYLNADEETSDSESLASVEMLTEDQISSLMMEPDMNQVCQEILGTPLVEVCPLLQQLQQ